The following coding sequences lie in one Mercenaria mercenaria strain notata chromosome 5, MADL_Memer_1, whole genome shotgun sequence genomic window:
- the LOC123557494 gene encoding heat shock 70 kDa protein 12A-like: MASYSRIGQGPTSIPVRAGAIKERLLVAAIDFGTTYSGYAFQMRIHFESDPLQKIIANNWSSSSAQISHKTPSCILFDKEQQFHSFGHDAEQKYNELAADGEHWNWYFFKRFKMLLYKDEALTRETILQDDKGLDMPAMTVFTACIKYLKDHMIKACEAAKTGVQPEEIHWVITVPAIWTDSAKQFMREAAINAEIHTDKISLSLEPEAASLFCRYLPVERVAGVNQTEIRSFSIGDKYMILDCGGGTVDMTVHEIQEDSTLRELAKANGGEFGGILVDEKFIELLNDVFGPDVMEVIQQRFRDDYLDMMQNFEIKKRRVAQDLKGVETFQIPVSITDTYKELNNIAIENSTSIPDRLKDKITFNNNKMRVNAEVVKDLFTDVCNQISGIAKEFYQSVSSHRIEKILMVGGFSESPMLQEKVRETFPRVRVIIPEEAGLAVLKGAVLFGHNPKMITARVCKYSYGIRAFKHFEPGIDPLEKRVVQGDIVLCKDYFSKHATVGQEYKTEEKVYTQEYVPSDASGSRMEVWVYTSPRRHPLYVDEEGSRKIGEISIPLHDATGKDNPVVVQFEFGNTELKVKVKETKTGQEKEADFDLLRI, translated from the exons ATGGCTTCGTACAGCAGGATAGGTCag GGTCCTACATCCATCCCTGTACGTGCTGGTGCCATAAAAGAACGTTTGCTTGTAGCTGCCATTGACTTCGGAACAACATACTCAGGGTATGCTTTCCAAATGCGAATCCACTTTGAGTCTGATCCATTGCAG AAGATAATAGCAAATAATTGGTCATCATCCTCGGCTCAGATCTCTCACAAAACACCCTCTTGTATACTGTTCGATAAAGAGCAACAGTTTCATTCATTCGGTCATGATGCCGAACAGAAGTACAATGAATTGGCTGCCGACGGGGAGCACTGGAACTGGTACTTTTTCAAGCGTTTCAAGATGCTTCTGTATAAGGATGAG GCATTGACACGGGAGACAATTCTCCAAGATGACAAAGGTTTGGACATGCCTGCAATGACTGTGTTCACAGCATGTATAAAGTACCTGAAAGACCACATGATAAAGGCTTGTGAAGCTGCTAAAACAGGTGTACAACCCGAAGAAATCCACTGGGTAATCACTGTACCAGCAATTTGGACCGACTCTGCCAAACAGTTCATGAGAGAGGCCGCAATAAAT GCAGAGATTCACACGGACAAGATTTCTCTTAGTCTCGAACCTGAGGCAGCCAGTCTGTTTTGCAGATATCTCCCTGTTGAAAGAGTTGCCGGCGTGAACCAAACTGAAATCAGAAGCTTCAGCATCGGAGACAAATACATGATACTAGATTGTGGAG GCGGAACTGTTGACATGACTGTACACGAAATACAGGAAGACAGCACACTGAGAGAACTGGCTAAAGCAAATGGTGGCGAATTTGGTGGTATCCTGGTGGATGAGAAGTTCATTGAATTGCTTAACGACGTATTTGGTCCCGACGTGATGGAAGTTATTCAACAACGCTTTAGGGATGACTATCTAGACATGATGCAAAactttgaaataaagaaaagaagAGTTGCTCAAGACTTAAAAGGAGTTGAGACATTCCAAATACCAGTTTCAATTACTGATACGTACAAAGAGCTTAACAACATAGCTATTGAAAACAGTACAAGTATTCCAGACCGACTGAAAGACAAAATTACGTTCAATAACAATAAGATGCGGGTGAATGCTGAGGTTGTCAAGGACCTTTTCACTGATGTTTGCAACCAGATATCTGGTATTGCGAAGGAGTTTTACCAGTCAGTCAGTAGTCACAGGATTGAAAAAATCCTAATGGTTGGTGGATTCAGTGAATCCCCGATGCTTCAAGAAAAGGTCCGAGAAACGTTTCCAAGAGTACGTGTGATAATTCCCGAGGAAGCAGGGCTTGCGGTTTTGAAAGGAGCTGTCCTTTTCGGACATAATCCAAAGATGATCACAGCTCGTGTATGTAAATATTCATACGGTATACGTGCATTCAAGCATTTTGAACCAGGTATTGATCCACTCGAAAAGCGAGTCGTCCAAGGGGACATAGTTCTATGTAAGGACTATTTCAGTAAGCATGCAACGGTCGGACAGGAGTACAAGACCGAAGAAAAGGTATACACCCAAGAGTACGTTCCGTCTGACGCCAGTGGATCTAGAATGGAGGTATGGGTATACACGTCGCCCAGGAGGCACCCTTTGTATGTGGATGAAGAGGGAAGTAGAAAAATAGGAGAAATCAGTATACCTCTTCACGACGCAACTGGCAAAGATAATCCTGTAGTTGTTCAGTTTGAATTTGGCAACACtgaattaaaggtcaaggtcaaagaaaCAAAAACGGGACAAGAGAAAGAAGCGGATTTTGATCTGCTAAGGATATAA